The Mycolicibacterium flavescens genomic interval ACCAGGCTTTTGGTGGGAGGAAGCTGTTGGCGGAAGCGTTCGGGGTCAGGTCTCGATAATCCGTATGACGTACGGTGTCATCCCGGCGGTACGCACCGGTGAAATCTTGATGGGAACGCCGGTTTGTTGCGCTTCGATCATTTTTCCGCCGCCGAGGTAGATCGCTTCGTGTTGGCTTCCGCCGGGCCCCCAGAACAGGAGGTCACCGCGTTTAGCTTGCGCGGGAGGTACCTTGCGGCCAGCGTTGTACTGGTCGCCGGACCATCGCGGCAACAGTACTCCGACGCCGGCGAAGGCGAATCGTGTCAGTCCTGAGCAGTCGAAACCGACGGTGCCTGCGCCTTGGTCGACACCGCGACTAGGGCCCGTGAGGCTGCCCCCTCCCCAGGAGTAGGGAACGCCGATCTGCGTTCCTGCCCTGCGGATAACGTATTCGATCGCCTGGGCACCGTAGAGACGGTTGCCGCGGACGCTCGTTTGGGGGCTTGCCGCGGGACTGACGAGTCCGAGACTGCTCAGGAAGCTACGCCCCAAGTCCATCGCAGTCTGGGTGGCAACGG includes:
- the ripB_1 gene encoding NLP/P60 protein; translation: MEPMARCVRPEEGRVSAVGFRLTGVIVAVVATVLLACTPAASAEPTGGPWDPLLPKIPSAGAPGDPVAIANASLQATAVATQTAMDLGRSFLSSLGLVSPAASPQTSVRGNRLYGAQAIEYVIRRAGTQIGVPYSWGGGSLTGPSRGVDQGAGTVGFDCSGLTRFAFAGVGVLLPRWSGDQYNAGRKVPPAQAKRGDLLFWGPGGSQHEAIYLGGGKMIEAQQTGVPIKISPVRTAGMTPYVIRIIET